A segment of the Bacillus pseudomycoides genome:
GTTGACAAAGGGATTGCAGATAAAGATAGAGTAGGGGTTATGGGATGGAGCAACGGGGGATATATATCAGCTTTCTGTTCTACATTTAGTAGTAGATTTAAAGCTATTTCAGTTGGAGGTGGAATTACTAATTGGAGTACCCATTATGTAAATACAGATATACCTTACTTCATTAGGATGTATTTAGGAAATAATTCATGGAATGATCCAGAGATATATACTAAAACATCACCAATGATATATATTAAATCAGCCTGTACTCCCACCTTAATCCAACATGGCGAAAAGGATGCAAGAGTTCCAACTCCAAATGCATATGAGCTATATCAAGGATTAAGGGATATGGAAGTTGATACAGAATTAATTATATTTAAAGGAATGGCATATAGTTCTGACCAGCCAGGAATTAATGTAGCTATTATGAAGCAGAATTTGATGTGGTTTTCACACTATATTCTTGGAGAAAGTATGAAAGATTTTAGGGTTTTATAATGGATATCCTCACAGGATACATAAGGATGAAACAGTCTTCATAAGGAAGCTTTTTTTTCTTATTTAGCCTGTGATTGTAGCTCTATGATTTCCATGTGAATTTCCACTGTATAATACTCTAGCAACTACATTGACTTACAATTGTATAGCAACGTTATGACATTAAGCTCCCTGTACCTTTGTAGGGGTACGGAAACGATTCGTGTAAAAACGGCAATAGGATAAAAACGTGGCTCAGATATGGAAAATTACATATTTGCCACGTTTTCTACTTATAAAAGATTAATTAGACCTAGAAGGCAAAGTAGAGATAAGAAATGGATACTTCAGTACAACTGATTTATCTACGGGACAAAAAAAGATATATTAAATAGAATGATCAAACTTTTTTCGAAATTTAGCTATTGTTTTTTGCTAAAAAAACAATACTTCACACAAGGTTTTGATCAAACTTTTTTTAACACCTACATTTGTAAGTTTAAAATAAAGATTATTTTAAATATAAGGCATTTGATAGTATTGAGATAAGTACTAAATGTCGTGATAAGCAACCACATCTTAGAGTCTTTCTTATGAAACTCTAAGATGTGGTTTTATAAAAAAGATTGATTATTTAAAACAAAGGCGGTGTATAGAATAGAAGATGGGAAAATTACTTCTTATGAGAAATTCGATCCAATTCAGCTGTGGATTTGAAATAAAGTCGTACCGTTTATAAAAAAGATGTACCGTTTCTAAATTATCAATACCTAAAACGTAAAAAGTCATAAAAAATAAAGGGTGATACATATTAGTCATGTATAATATGTATCACCCTTGTAATTCTTGTTCCACAATCGCGCCCTTTAATAGAATATCTGTTTTTTTAATGATTTTAGGTAAAGCATCTTCGTTTGACAAAAGCTAAATCTGCCATTATCATCAACTCGAACTTATTTATGGGAGTGATAAAGATGAAAATTTATGTTGATGCAGATGCTTGTCCGGTAAAAGATATTATTATCTCTGAAGGTACGAATGCTGAAATTCCTGTTATCCTTGTTACTAGCTTTTCTCATTTTTCTAATGCGGAACAACCATCAGGAGTGGAAACGATTTATGTTGATTCTGGAGCAGATGCTGCGGATTATCGGATTATGAAGTTAGCAGAAAAAGGAGACATAATCGTTACGCAAGATTATGGTCTTGCTTCGCTAGGTTTAGCAAAAGGGTGTACGGTTCTTCACCATAATGGGTATAGCTATACAAATGAAAACATTGACCAATTATTACAAACACGTTATTTGAGTGCAATGGCTCGAAAAAGTGGAAAGCGTACAAAGGGGCCAAAACCATTTACATCAGAAGATAGGGAGAAATTTAGGGAGCTTTTTAAAAGAGCGATTTTACTTTAAAAAAGAACCGTCCATTTTTAAGGAAAACCAAGAAAAATAATATTTTGACAAGTATTTCAGTTCTTTTTTAAGCCTTACACTACACTCACATGAATAAACATTATAATTATTGGATGTATCATATTAATGGTACCATATTCTATCAAATGACTTAATATACAAGAAAAGACGCTTTTCTAAATAAACGCGCCCGTTTGTGAAATTGGCAAAGGCAGTCTAATTATTGAATAGCCCTCTTCCTCTCAGATTTGCGGAAACAGGCTCCTTTCCTATTTCACGTGCCCATATAGATAACTGGCCAATATGGTGGATTTCGTGGACAATGACATGACGTATGATCTCTCCGTGTGTACATTCAATGACTCGGCGCCTGATTGGTGCGTCTCTAGAGCTAATCGGTTCTTCATTGAAATCAGTTTCTGAAAGTTTCCGAGAATCCATTTCATTTGTCCAAGATGTCACAAATGGTTTCACTTTCTCATGGTATTGAGCTGAAAGATTTTTCACTTTTTGTAAGCTAGCATAATCCTCAAACAATGGCTCCTCAGGCACTGGTTCACCTCGCAAACCTAAGATCCACATATATTCCACATCTACAATGTGAAATAGGGTATGTAGGATACTGCCGAACCCACCGACCCGTTTCTTTAATAGTTCTTCATCCGGTATGTCTTCGCACAATGTAAACCAATCATCACGAACTTGCCAGTTATATTGAAACAGTTTCAACATCACAACAACCTCCATCTTTTATAGATTTAATATTTAATTTTCACCAAAAGACTTCAAAATCCTTTTTTACTTCCTCTAAATAATCAAAGTACTGTTTTAGGGCATAACGGTATGTTTTTAGTGTATTGCTGCTTTTTTCTGTTGCATCTAAATACTTTAAATACTTCATAACCGGAACTACAGGTATTCCGTCTTCATCGAGAAGCAAATATCTTTTCCTATTACCATCAAGTAATACTTCCTGTACTTTCATAAGATCCTCCTTAAAATATAGAATTATAAAATAAACATATTAAACTAGAATTTCTTAGTATAGTTTATAATTCTAATATGTATAAAAAGAGGATATTAGCTCATATATTGAACTAATTATCCTCTAATAATCATAGTACAGTTAATTGAATAAAGTCATACCGTTTATAAAAAATTGCACAGTTATACCCCTTTAGATAATCTAAAAGGGTATATTTATAGTAAAAGGAAAAGAACATCTGAAATTGAAAGATCGATTAAGGAACTGTTGAGTGACAATAAGTTGTTTCGTTAAAGGGTCATATTGTTGAAGATGAACTGGGAATAAAAATCAAAATACATAGTTAAGGAAGTGAATGGATGAATTTATTAACTTTTACTGAGGAATTTTTT
Coding sequences within it:
- a CDS encoding YaiI/YqxD family protein, whose translation is MKIYVDADACPVKDIIISEGTNAEIPVILVTSFSHFSNAEQPSGVETIYVDSGADAADYRIMKLAEKGDIIVTQDYGLASLGLAKGCTVLHHNGYSYTNENIDQLLQTRYLSAMARKSGKRTKGPKPFTSEDREKFRELFKRAILL
- a CDS encoding DinB family protein is translated as MLKLFQYNWQVRDDWFTLCEDIPDEELLKKRVGGFGSILHTLFHIVDVEYMWILGLRGEPVPEEPLFEDYASLQKVKNLSAQYHEKVKPFVTSWTNEMDSRKLSETDFNEEPISSRDAPIRRRVIECTHGEIIRHVIVHEIHHIGQLSIWAREIGKEPVSANLRGRGLFNN
- a CDS encoding site-specific integrase, whose product is MKVQEVLLDGNRKRYLLLDEDGIPVVPVMKYLKYLDATEKSSNTLKTYRYALKQYFDYLEEVKKDFEVFW